CGCATCCAGTTCTCCATCAGCCACCATTTTGGCCAGGTTTTCGACGATATGGGTTTGGGGACTTATGGGATAAGCCGAGACAACCTGGGGCCGGCAGGCTTTTATCGCCATGGCTACGGCCTCCGATCCTTCAACGACACTCATTCGGTCCATATTATTTCTCCTCCGGAATCATTTGAATGGCTTCCGTAGGACATTCACGGGCACAAATTCCGCACCCTTTACAGAAGTCGTAATCGATGGAGAAAGCCCCATCTTCCACATGAATAGCCCCATCCGGGCAATCTTCTTCACAAACCCCGCAGGCTTTGCACCATGATTGATTAAGGACCGGTTTTTGATCCCGCCAGTCTCCGGTTTTATATTCGAGGGAAGTCCCGCCGGTTACGACAGCCCCTTTGGTAATTTTCATTTATTTTCCCTCAATAAATATTTATAGCTTTCTTCCACTACCAGAACGTTTTTCTCACCCAGACTCCCGGAAAATTTACTTCGAACCGCCCGTAGAACGGCCTCTAAACTTAATTCTCCGGTGATTGCGGCAAAGGCCCCCAATAACGCTGTATTCATGATGGGTCTTCCCAGAATTTTCCTGGCTAATTCTTCGGCAGAAAAAATGATAAAGCGAAAGTTTTTAGGTACTTCAAGAGCCTCAGGGGACTTGTCTGTATTAATCAACACCATTCCTCCAGGTTTCAACCCTTCAAAAACGTCGACTTCTTTTAGGATAGTCGGGTCCTGCACTATGGTGTAGTCAGGTTCACTCACCCGACTCCTTATTCGGATGGGCTCTTTATTGATCCGGCAGTAGGCTATAATCGGTTTCCCTCGCCGCTCCCCCCCACCCCCCAAAAAGGGAAAAGCCTGACCGAACCTTCCATCTTCCGAAGCGGCGATAGCCATGAATTGAGCCAGGACCAAGGATCCCTGTCCTCCCCTTCCGTGAATGGTAATTTCTTTCATAATATCCCTACATCATATTTCATAATATGAAATATGATTTCATAATTAAAAGAATAAATTTTTTTACCATTTCAAATTGGCGGAGATATCCTCTGCGGTTTTCTTAACTAAAGGGATCAATTCTCTTTGGATCCGTTCCATGGTTATGGTAAAAATGGACCCTGTAACACTGAGAGACGCCATAATCTTCCCGCCGGCCCGGATAGGGGCCGCCACGCAGCGAACCCCCTCGTAATATTCTTCATTATCAATAGCATAGCCCTGGACCCGGATATTTTTAATTTCTTCCAATAAACGAGACAAGTTGGTAATGGTATTCTTTCCATAGATTTTTAAAGACCTATTTTTATATATTTCTTTCACTTCATTATCAGATAACTCGGAAAGCAAAATTTTTCCCCCGGCGGCCGCATGAGGATCAGTCGTAAACCCGATATAGGTGTCTAAAGAGAGCCCGCCCTCTTTTTGGACTTTATCGATATAAGTCACCATCCCGTTTCTTAAT
This genomic interval from Deltaproteobacteria bacterium contains the following:
- a CDS encoding 4Fe-4S binding protein codes for the protein MKITKGAVVTGGTSLEYKTGDWRDQKPVLNQSWCKACGVCEEDCPDGAIHVEDGAFSIDYDFCKGCGICARECPTEAIQMIPEEK
- a CDS encoding 2-oxoacid:acceptor oxidoreductase family protein; protein product: MKEITIHGRGGQGSLVLAQFMAIAASEDGRFGQAFPFLGGGGERRGKPIIAYCRINKEPIRIRSRVSEPDYTIVQDPTILKEVDVFEGLKPGGMVLINTDKSPEALEVPKNFRFIIFSAEELARKILGRPIMNTALLGAFAAITGELSLEAVLRAVRSKFSGSLGEKNVLVVEESYKYLLRENK
- a CDS encoding IclR family transcriptional regulator; this encodes MKISSLDKALQIIELLSKNLQGLSLLQLNQQLGFPKSTIHHILSTFIPYDYVTQDPELKKYALGLRFLGISRAILDNIDIRRTAHDYIRKLHQECNEAVHLSILRNGMVTYIDKVQKEGGLSLDTYIGFTTDPHAAAGGKILLSELSDNEVKEIYKNRSLKIYGKNTITNLSRLLEEIKNIRVQGYAIDNEEYYEGVRCVAAPIRAGGKIMASLSVTGSIFTITMERIQRELIPLVKKTAEDISANLKW